A single Altererythrobacter sp. BO-6 DNA region contains:
- a CDS encoding serine hydrolase yields the protein MQRANSRSRIEAALHRAEICLAACLLGWSAPLLAQDFPPNVSNPDQAITDWRYNDPVFFWRLASQPEDPFEPPDWFYWPDAVIEGAPAPFLPQVEQGRETISPAALRDMEAWAEARKSNVLIVIHKGQVLLERYWNDTRPDQLLNGRAISRSVTPMVLGFAAEDGKLSLDDPIGKFITEWQEDPRGKISIRQLAQNVSGLEVARQMPADQIEGNKDLCLVYCGDVVRAALAYDLVTAPGTRFEVAQENMQLLALVIERATGTPIQTLVSRHIWQPMGGSNATFQFDRPGGTARTMCCMRATARDWTRLGVLLANQGKWQGRQVVPASWIATMATPSARNANFGLGLWLGSPFVEMRGYFEGQPGVIPQSEPFLADDVRIMEGGGFRIVHAVPSQELVIFRHGQFVDDWDTAFLVNTAIRGMQKGKRR from the coding sequence ATGCAACGGGCCAACAGCCGTAGCAGGATCGAGGCAGCGCTCCACCGCGCTGAAATCTGCCTGGCGGCTTGCTTGCTGGGATGGTCCGCACCGTTGCTGGCGCAAGATTTTCCCCCGAATGTCTCAAACCCGGACCAAGCAATCACTGACTGGCGCTACAACGATCCCGTCTTTTTCTGGCGCTTGGCCTCGCAACCCGAAGACCCGTTCGAACCACCTGACTGGTTCTACTGGCCAGACGCGGTGATCGAAGGCGCCCCTGCCCCCTTCCTGCCGCAGGTCGAGCAGGGGCGTGAGACCATTTCGCCCGCCGCACTGCGGGATATGGAAGCTTGGGCCGAGGCACGGAAAAGCAACGTCCTGATCGTGATCCATAAGGGCCAGGTACTGCTCGAACGGTACTGGAACGACACCAGGCCCGACCAACTGCTTAACGGTCGGGCCATCTCCCGCTCGGTCACGCCGATGGTTCTGGGTTTTGCGGCAGAGGACGGCAAATTGTCGCTCGACGATCCGATCGGCAAGTTCATCACCGAATGGCAGGAAGATCCCCGCGGGAAGATTTCGATCCGCCAGCTTGCCCAGAATGTATCCGGCCTGGAAGTCGCCAGGCAAATGCCAGCCGACCAGATCGAAGGAAACAAGGACCTGTGCCTCGTTTATTGCGGCGATGTGGTTCGTGCCGCTCTCGCCTACGATCTGGTGACCGCGCCTGGCACCAGGTTCGAGGTCGCGCAGGAAAACATGCAGCTGCTGGCGCTGGTCATCGAACGGGCAACCGGCACCCCGATCCAGACGCTCGTCTCGCGGCACATCTGGCAGCCGATGGGCGGATCTAATGCGACATTCCAGTTCGACCGGCCCGGTGGCACCGCCCGCACCATGTGCTGCATGCGGGCAACGGCGCGCGACTGGACGCGACTTGGCGTGCTGCTTGCCAATCAAGGCAAATGGCAAGGGCGGCAAGTGGTGCCGGCCAGCTGGATTGCGACCATGGCAACGCCATCAGCCCGCAACGCGAATTTCGGGCTGGGCCTGTGGCTTGGCTCACCCTTTGTCGAAATGCGTGGCTATTTCGAAGGTCAGCCAGGGGTCATCCCGCAGTCCGAACCGTTCCTGGCTGACGATGTCAGGATCATGGAAGGCGGCGGCTTCCGGATCGTTCATGCTGTGCCTTCGCAAGAGCTGGTGATCTTCCGCCACGGCCAATTCGTGGATGATTGGGACACGGCATTTCTGGTGAACACGGCGATCCGCGGGATGCAAAAAGGCAAACGCCGATGA
- a CDS encoding alpha/beta hydrolase, with protein MTRFWKAALAQAAILLSLLTGSVAQAETFYVEGYQGVPLAVTVEGPEDGPEILFLHGIGMGADSFSPQLRSDLATRYRMVVFDLRGHGMSGKPSEAEAYTLRDVWAGDVSRVIAATGLKRPIVVAWSYGTLVTADFLLAEGTDSVSGLVMVSALGGLVTPTPQAAPIDPQVTQDMAEYYNLRQSVSLTDQEAAVSILAPLLYEATEDGPSREWQERARLLGLMVPPYAQPFLRKHPSDNLALLPQLKETPLLVVHGVSDFAVNPADIATLQAYLPQARVLTVDPGGHSPFAERPETFNAALAAFVDENWRSPHDK; from the coding sequence ATGACCCGTTTCTGGAAAGCCGCGCTGGCGCAAGCCGCGATCCTGCTCTCGCTCCTCACGGGATCGGTCGCCCAAGCGGAGACCTTTTACGTCGAAGGCTATCAAGGCGTGCCGCTGGCGGTGACGGTCGAAGGGCCTGAAGACGGGCCCGAAATTCTGTTTCTGCACGGGATCGGGATGGGCGCGGACAGTTTCAGCCCGCAGCTCCGATCTGATCTTGCAACGCGGTATCGCATGGTCGTGTTCGACCTGCGCGGTCACGGTATGTCAGGCAAACCATCCGAAGCGGAAGCCTACACCTTGCGCGACGTCTGGGCGGGCGATGTCAGCCGCGTGATCGCGGCAACCGGACTCAAGCGGCCGATCGTCGTCGCGTGGTCTTATGGAACGCTGGTAACGGCCGACTTCCTTCTGGCCGAAGGGACTGACAGCGTTTCCGGGTTGGTCATGGTGAGCGCGCTGGGCGGGCTTGTCACTCCAACGCCTCAAGCTGCGCCAATCGACCCGCAGGTGACGCAGGACATGGCCGAATATTACAACCTGCGCCAAAGCGTGTCGCTGACGGATCAGGAAGCCGCAGTCAGTATCCTTGCTCCGCTTTTATACGAGGCAACCGAGGATGGCCCCTCACGCGAATGGCAGGAGCGGGCGCGGCTGCTCGGCCTGATGGTCCCGCCCTATGCGCAGCCATTCTTGCGCAAGCATCCCAGCGATAACCTCGCGTTGCTGCCGCAGCTGAAGGAGACGCCGCTGCTCGTTGTGCATGGCGTATCGGACTTTGCCGTCAACCCGGCCGACATCGCGACGCTCCAGGCCTATTTGCCGCAAGCGCGCGTTCTGACCGTCGATCCGGGTGGTCATTCCCCCTTCGCGGAGCGGCCTGAGACATTCAATGCGGCGCTCGCTGCATTCGTCGACGAGAATTGGAGAAGCCCCCATGATAAGTAG
- a CDS encoding phytanoyl-CoA dioxygenase family protein — MPLNSRPLRDVTQQDIDDYQRDGVVCLRQVLDKDWIELLEPIAREVIIEKKDVGLLPTIPGRYMARRLEAYRKLMFEGPIAEAAGKVLQSKEIRFYFDEFFAKPPQSDAKTLWHCDRMGFPVEGKMVPSLWIPLTPIVKENCLEVLAETQHDDVPYWLFSPNARKMIKPDDRVPHPDIEPLRGQEGKRFLTWDMEPGDMLVVHPWALHYSGGNPTDDWRIAISERVFGDDIRWAPRPDCLNIAGVSFDEMLDGEKPAGPLFPLLWSEDGRKDDDSEYPRGFATTWSKREMGGVNEYDTFKKMKIKEDAGELSAKERSPDHQKVGMH, encoded by the coding sequence ATGCCTCTCAATTCTCGCCCACTCCGCGACGTCACGCAACAGGATATCGATGATTACCAGCGCGATGGGGTGGTTTGCCTGCGCCAGGTGCTCGACAAGGACTGGATCGAACTGCTGGAGCCGATCGCACGCGAGGTCATCATCGAGAAGAAGGATGTTGGCCTGCTTCCCACGATACCGGGGCGATATATGGCGCGCCGACTGGAGGCCTATCGCAAGCTGATGTTCGAAGGCCCGATTGCCGAAGCCGCTGGCAAGGTCCTGCAGTCGAAGGAAATCCGTTTCTATTTCGACGAATTCTTCGCGAAGCCGCCGCAGTCGGACGCCAAGACGCTGTGGCATTGCGACCGCATGGGTTTTCCCGTCGAGGGCAAAATGGTGCCATCGCTCTGGATCCCGCTGACCCCGATCGTGAAGGAAAATTGCCTCGAGGTGCTGGCTGAAACGCAGCATGACGATGTGCCCTATTGGTTGTTCAGCCCCAACGCGCGCAAAATGATCAAGCCCGATGACCGTGTGCCGCACCCGGATATCGAACCACTGCGCGGGCAGGAGGGCAAGCGCTTCCTGACCTGGGACATGGAGCCAGGCGATATGCTGGTGGTCCACCCATGGGCGCTGCACTATTCGGGCGGCAACCCGACCGACGACTGGCGCATCGCGATTTCCGAACGTGTGTTCGGCGACGATATCCGCTGGGCGCCACGCCCCGATTGCCTCAATATCGCTGGCGTTTCCTTCGACGAAATGCTGGATGGCGAAAAGCCCGCCGGGCCGCTGTTCCCGCTGTTGTGGTCGGAAGACGGCCGCAAGGACGACGATAGCGAATATCCGCGTGGCTTCGCCACAACCTGGTCCAAGCGCGAAATGGGTGGCGTCAACGAGTACGACACCTTCAAGAAGATGAAGATCAAGGAAGATGCCGGCGAGCTCTCTGCCAAAGAGCGTTCACCGGATCACCAGAAGGTCGGCATGCACTGA
- a CDS encoding serine hydrolase, whose translation MRTRALALAITSALLLPSCASVTATPTAAETASSNAAIADQASLYSDLDNPMRPDEFQGATILDVERYRPTYRLTACTAAPVPKAEAADPKLAAAIAVAKAYSDEQQGVGLIVMKDGQLVHESYADGADETTLTASASQMKSVLALLYGIALDKGIIGSIDDPVGNYVAEWAGDPRGEITLRQMLTMSSGLGQANFMQMIFAPDVAAVALQTELATTPGSEFAYGNAVSKVLALALDHRVTAAGYASLEQFLHSELWCQMGGSEALIWLDAAGKMRGYAGLHANLRDWARIGEIIRNKGRANGRQIVSAAWIAAMAKPSAANAQYGLQVWLGREWTPQRAYSAANPVKVPHAEPFVAKDIVYFDGFGGQRVYVMPSKGLTIARSGLVNLQFDDSVLPNLLARAID comes from the coding sequence ATGCGGACACGTGCTCTTGCCCTCGCGATTACGAGCGCGTTGCTGCTGCCTTCCTGTGCCAGCGTAACGGCAACGCCGACTGCAGCTGAGACGGCTTCGTCGAATGCGGCGATTGCCGACCAGGCCTCGCTCTATTCGGATCTCGACAACCCGATGCGGCCGGACGAATTCCAGGGCGCGACGATCCTGGATGTCGAACGCTATCGGCCCACTTATCGCCTTACCGCCTGCACTGCGGCTCCAGTGCCAAAAGCTGAGGCCGCCGACCCGAAGCTTGCCGCGGCGATAGCGGTGGCCAAGGCCTATTCCGACGAGCAGCAAGGCGTCGGCCTGATCGTGATGAAAGACGGCCAGCTGGTTCATGAAAGCTATGCCGACGGGGCTGACGAAACGACGCTGACCGCATCTGCTTCGCAGATGAAATCAGTCCTCGCCCTGCTGTACGGGATCGCGCTCGACAAAGGGATTATCGGTTCGATCGACGATCCAGTGGGCAATTATGTTGCCGAATGGGCTGGAGATCCGCGCGGCGAGATTACGTTGCGCCAGATGCTGACCATGTCGAGCGGGCTTGGCCAGGCCAATTTCATGCAGATGATCTTCGCGCCGGATGTGGCGGCGGTGGCCTTGCAGACTGAACTGGCTACCACTCCGGGCAGCGAATTTGCTTATGGCAACGCGGTAAGCAAGGTACTGGCTCTCGCGCTCGATCACCGGGTCACAGCTGCGGGGTATGCCAGCCTTGAGCAGTTCCTGCATTCGGAACTGTGGTGCCAGATGGGCGGATCGGAGGCGCTGATCTGGCTTGATGCGGCGGGCAAGATGCGCGGTTATGCCGGGTTGCATGCGAACCTGCGGGACTGGGCGCGGATCGGCGAGATCATTCGCAATAAGGGGAGGGCGAATGGCAGGCAGATCGTGTCGGCAGCCTGGATAGCGGCGATGGCAAAGCCGTCGGCGGCCAATGCCCAGTATGGGTTACAGGTCTGGCTGGGGCGTGAGTGGACGCCGCAGCGCGCCTACAGCGCGGCCAATCCCGTCAAGGTTCCGCACGCAGAACCCTTTGTCGCGAAGGACATCGTTTATTTCGACGGGTTTGGCGGGCAGCGGGTATACGTCATGCCGTCCAAGGGGCTAACGATCGCACGTTCGGGGCTCGTCAACCTGCAGTTCGACGATTCAGTCCTGCCTAATTTGCTGGCGCGAGCAATCGACTGA
- a CDS encoding class I SAM-dependent methyltransferase has product MNQTYQDPQLRQRGRASVDFLAQMAIASNDVRKGVDAAIAQRVPDPSALPDDLDERLAHMDALLADCGAYTMQQLLGDWHGRMHGRIAAEAYEEIKRDLTEAFEASQAGPATLVLDPDLQPPAYWDGVSFHRTGPWDGHPEMGYVHGEIVHKKMVARFFPGGIFQQRRDVAKMAPRDDYKRILDMGCSSGHFTTGLQLAYPDAEITGVELSAEMLKHAWRTANAKGWSWKLYQKLAEDTGFPDGSFDLVASYIILHEMPADAIRKLFKEAFRLLEPGGDMLMSDVTRFADMDKLAVWKADRGAKFGGEPHWRESASLDLAEIAREAGFVDVKAEGTYPHVIQGRKP; this is encoded by the coding sequence ATGAACCAGACCTATCAGGACCCTCAATTGCGCCAGCGTGGCCGTGCCTCGGTCGATTTCCTGGCGCAAATGGCGATTGCTTCGAATGACGTGCGTAAAGGTGTCGATGCAGCAATTGCGCAGCGCGTGCCCGATCCGTCTGCTTTGCCCGACGACCTCGACGAGCGGTTGGCCCATATGGATGCCTTGCTGGCTGACTGCGGCGCCTACACGATGCAGCAATTGCTGGGCGACTGGCATGGGCGCATGCATGGCAGGATCGCGGCCGAGGCTTATGAAGAGATCAAGCGCGACTTGACGGAAGCGTTTGAAGCTTCGCAGGCGGGGCCGGCGACACTGGTACTCGATCCAGATCTGCAGCCTCCTGCCTATTGGGATGGCGTAAGCTTCCATCGCACCGGCCCGTGGGACGGGCACCCCGAAATGGGCTATGTCCATGGCGAGATCGTCCATAAGAAGATGGTCGCGCGCTTCTTTCCCGGCGGCATCTTCCAGCAGCGCCGCGATGTGGCCAAGATGGCACCGCGCGACGACTACAAGCGCATCCTGGACATGGGCTGTTCCTCCGGGCATTTCACTACTGGCCTGCAACTGGCCTATCCCGATGCGGAGATCACCGGGGTCGAACTGTCAGCGGAAATGCTCAAGCACGCATGGCGCACGGCCAATGCCAAAGGCTGGAGTTGGAAACTCTACCAGAAGCTGGCGGAGGATACCGGGTTTCCCGACGGGAGTTTTGACCTGGTCGCGAGCTATATCATCCTGCACGAAATGCCGGCCGATGCGATCCGCAAGCTGTTCAAGGAAGCGTTCCGCCTGCTCGAACCCGGTGGCGACATGCTGATGAGCGATGTGACGCGCTTTGCCGATATGGACAAGCTGGCCGTGTGGAAGGCCGATCGCGGAGCGAAATTCGGCGGGGAGCCGCATTGGCGTGAAAGCGCGAGCCTGGACCTGGCCGAAATCGCGCGTGAGGCAGGATTTGTCGACGTGAAGGCGGAAGGAACCTATCCGCACGTCATCCAGGGTCGCAAACCATGA
- a CDS encoding MFS transporter: MATTAPATNAASRADDDTLSVSLKLGWGSGAFGIALLMNGIAGLILLFAASILQIEPWLAGTVIFLAKLIDVVTDPIVGVWSDRFESPRGRRRPFLFWGAITGAASFALIFTTPSFESQYVSALYLFVVLSFYAIAYTIYNIPYISMPAEMTDSYHERSSIHAYRMVFVSLGSLIASAGIKFALERLGKTEAESYAIVGIVCAVLIFISLMIAYYATASARFTQGTKSTKSNAAQMVEEFGAVRSNHHFLRLLGVKFAQLMGVQTTLAAFAYFFVQTLERNFDVLAIFGLVSTAASIISAPLLVRFSKRFGKRNTYYLAASANVLYALSWSLASDAEPAWALFVRAAVIGFAFSGNVVMAMSMLTDIINADANRTGVRREGAFTALYSFVEKLTAAVGPLIVGFALSIAGFNNKLPFDVPQGGNVNFALLVSVSWLPALFGLMAIWLLSGYRLNEDDINRKHDQVTT; encoded by the coding sequence ATGGCAACAACAGCTCCCGCCACAAATGCTGCATCGCGAGCGGATGACGACACGCTTTCCGTTTCGCTCAAACTCGGCTGGGGCAGCGGGGCATTCGGAATTGCCTTGCTGATGAACGGGATCGCCGGCCTGATCCTGCTGTTTGCTGCGAGTATCCTGCAGATCGAACCTTGGCTCGCCGGGACCGTGATATTCCTGGCCAAGCTGATCGACGTGGTCACGGACCCGATTGTCGGCGTCTGGAGCGACCGCTTTGAATCGCCTCGTGGGCGCAGGCGTCCGTTCCTGTTCTGGGGAGCAATCACCGGTGCAGCCAGTTTCGCGCTGATATTCACCACGCCTTCGTTCGAAAGCCAGTATGTCTCGGCCCTTTACCTGTTCGTGGTGCTGAGCTTCTATGCGATCGCCTACACGATCTACAATATTCCCTACATCTCGATGCCGGCCGAGATGACCGACAGCTATCATGAGCGTTCCTCGATCCACGCCTATCGCATGGTTTTCGTTTCGCTCGGTTCGCTGATTGCCTCGGCAGGCATCAAATTCGCGCTCGAACGGCTCGGCAAGACGGAGGCTGAAAGCTACGCCATCGTCGGGATTGTGTGCGCTGTCCTGATCTTCATCAGCCTTATGATCGCCTATTATGCGACTGCATCGGCGCGGTTCACGCAGGGAACGAAGAGCACCAAGTCAAACGCCGCGCAGATGGTGGAGGAATTCGGCGCCGTGCGGAGCAACCACCACTTCCTGCGCTTGCTCGGCGTCAAGTTTGCACAGCTCATGGGCGTGCAGACGACCCTGGCGGCATTTGCCTATTTCTTCGTCCAGACCCTGGAACGCAATTTCGACGTGCTGGCGATCTTTGGACTGGTCAGCACGGCGGCTTCGATCATTTCCGCGCCGCTGCTGGTTCGCTTCTCCAAGCGTTTTGGCAAGCGCAACACATACTACCTCGCGGCATCGGCCAATGTTCTTTACGCGCTCAGCTGGTCGCTCGCGAGTGACGCCGAGCCCGCTTGGGCGCTGTTCGTAAGGGCGGCAGTGATTGGTTTTGCGTTCAGCGGAAACGTGGTGATGGCGATGTCCATGCTGACCGATATCATCAATGCAGACGCGAACCGGACCGGGGTAAGGCGCGAAGGTGCCTTCACGGCGCTTTACAGCTTCGTGGAAAAGCTGACCGCCGCCGTTGGGCCATTGATCGTGGGCTTCGCGCTTTCGATCGCCGGGTTCAACAACAAGCTGCCCTTTGATGTTCCGCAAGGCGGGAACGTGAACTTTGCCCTGCTCGTTTCAGTATCATGGTTGCCGGCGCTTTTCGGGCTCATGGCGATTTGGCTACTTTCCGGCTACCGATTGAATGAGGATGATATCAACCGCAAGCACGACCAGGTGACGACATGA
- a CDS encoding serine hydrolase, with the protein MIDRVAVSLFAACLTAGCAASYSVPELSSAGQEAPGVAPVSAAGGEAVPGMNVYEVTDTSAYSDEDEAEYLRRFNRLMDDARSGIGLDSYDPLEPVPGAPAATQMPATASPALSAQAIAQAHDYVAARNTSAFLVWKDGALQHEAYFGDFDATTPIVSKSLAKPITALLVGRALMQGHIKSLDQPVADFITEWKGDPEREKIKIRYLLDMRSGLLPQGFSPKPEDMLNRAYLHPRHDEIIINDYPMTHEPGSRYEYSNANSELVSPLIERATGKRYSEYVSEALLEPIGAMGGSVWVNREGGTAHSGCCMLLPAQSWLRMAMLIMNDGVWEGQRLLPEGYVAEMRTGTAQNPYYGLGLWIAGPYIERRGFAHPDVPYGKVEHSEPYLDKDLFLFDGNSNQVVYMIPSQNMIVLRTGARPPNEAPWDNTVLPNMLIRDAAQRAGKPMPEPQPR; encoded by the coding sequence ATGATCGATCGTGTTGCGGTGAGTCTGTTCGCAGCGTGCCTGACCGCAGGTTGTGCAGCGAGCTATTCCGTGCCCGAATTATCCTCCGCCGGCCAGGAGGCACCCGGCGTTGCGCCAGTATCTGCTGCTGGTGGCGAAGCGGTCCCGGGAATGAACGTTTACGAAGTAACCGACACCTCCGCATATTCGGACGAAGATGAGGCCGAGTATCTGCGCCGCTTCAACCGGTTGATGGATGATGCGAGATCCGGGATCGGACTTGATTCCTACGATCCGCTCGAACCGGTGCCGGGCGCCCCAGCAGCAACGCAGATGCCCGCCACCGCATCTCCGGCATTATCCGCTCAGGCAATCGCACAAGCACATGATTATGTGGCGGCGCGCAACACTTCGGCCTTCCTTGTCTGGAAGGATGGCGCGCTCCAGCATGAAGCCTATTTCGGCGATTTTGACGCCACGACGCCAATAGTCTCGAAGTCCTTGGCGAAACCGATCACGGCGCTGCTCGTTGGGCGCGCACTCATGCAGGGTCACATCAAGTCGTTAGACCAGCCGGTTGCCGATTTCATCACGGAGTGGAAGGGCGATCCAGAGCGGGAAAAGATCAAGATCCGCTATCTCCTCGACATGCGCAGCGGGCTGTTGCCGCAAGGCTTCTCACCAAAGCCGGAAGACATGCTGAACCGTGCGTACCTGCATCCACGACATGACGAGATCATCATAAACGATTACCCCATGACCCATGAACCGGGCTCGCGGTATGAATATTCCAACGCCAATTCCGAACTGGTTTCGCCGTTAATCGAGCGTGCCACAGGCAAACGCTACAGCGAGTATGTCAGCGAAGCGCTGCTTGAACCGATCGGTGCGATGGGCGGCAGCGTCTGGGTCAATCGGGAGGGTGGTACGGCCCATTCGGGCTGCTGCATGCTGCTTCCTGCGCAAAGCTGGCTGCGCATGGCAATGCTGATCATGAACGACGGCGTCTGGGAAGGTCAGCGGCTGTTGCCGGAAGGATATGTCGCCGAAATGCGGACCGGAACAGCACAAAACCCTTATTATGGATTGGGCCTGTGGATCGCGGGACCCTATATCGAGCGCCGGGGGTTCGCGCACCCGGATGTTCCCTACGGCAAGGTCGAACATTCCGAACCCTATCTCGATAAGGACCTGTTCCTGTTTGACGGCAATTCAAACCAGGTAGTCTACATGATACCGTCCCAGAACATGATCGTTCTGCGGACCGGCGCGCGGCCGCCGAATGAGGCCCCTTGGGACAACACCGTCTTACCCAATATGCTGATCCGCGACGCAGCCCAGCGTGCTGGCAAACCCATGCCGGAGCCGCAACCGAGGTGA